The Salmo salar chromosome ssa04, Ssal_v3.1, whole genome shotgun sequence genomic sequence TGTAGATTGATGGAGGCGGCGAGTAGCGAGAGGgcgaggaggagtgagagagagtgggatgacgtgggggtggaggaggagttgggagggagGCCATCGAAGTCAGGCGGACACTCGAGCTCGAAGCATCGCAGCGTGGTGCCGGCGTCCTCGTTCCCATAGTTCGCCCAGTACTCCTCAGCGTCGAGTTTGGGTAGTGCTGCCTCTTCCTCGCCGAGCTCGTACTTGACATTGGTGGAGGTCACGATGGGTGGGTTGTTCTTTCCTTGGGGGAACGGGAAGGCCTTGATGGTCTCGGAGCTCTTCTCGAACACTGCCTTGGTCTGGGACTGGGGCTTGTGCTTGGAGAACCACCATCTTGTCTTGGTGCTGAAGGTCCTCGTGGTGGAGCCGGCCAGGGTGCCGGGGTCGGGGAGAGGGCAGAGGGCGAAGTCCATCTCACGGAGGAAGCGGAGGTCCATCCCGCGGCGGGGGGACGGGGAGGAACACAACAGCTCGGACGATGAGACGCGGGCGCCACGGAACCACTCCCACAGGGGGAGGGCCTCGCAGCCACAGGACCAGGGGTTCCCGTTGAGACGGAGGAACTCGATGCCCTGGGTGTCACGGAGAGCCTGGCCGGGGAGCTCAGCCAATGAGTTGTTGAAcaggaagagcatggtgaggcgTCCGAGGTCGCGGAACGCCCGGCGGTTAACCTGGCGCACACGATTGTCGTGGAGAAGAAGGCGGTCCAAGTTGACCAGGCCACGGAACACGTTCTCCGACAGGGTACGGATACGGTTTCCATGCAAGAAGAGCTGGCTCAGGTTGATGAGGTCAGAGAAGAGGTCATCCTGGAGGAAGTGGAGCTGGTTCTCCTACAAGGacgaaacaggaaacaggaagaggAAGTGGTCAGGTGGGGTCAGGTGATGATGGACTACATTTCAATAGTGGTGAGGTGAGAAACATTTACACCTTCCACTAAAGGGCATCTCATAACTATCACTGATGCAGCATGATTTGAATCATGATACAACATGATGTAATTGTGATTGTGATGATATAAAATTATGTAATTTTCACAGCTATGAGATTtccctgtagtgtgtgtgtatgcgtgttgtgtgtgtatacatatgtgCCCATGTGTGCGTGAATATATGTGTACTGCCCCTACCTGCAGGTAGAGGAACTGCAGGCTGTACAGCTTGTGGAACAGGTCATGGGGCAGGGCGGTAAGCTTGCAGCGGTGCATGTGGAGACTCTGGAGTTTCTCCAGCCCCCTGAAGGCGCCTCCTTCCAGCCTGCGCAGGTGAGAGTTGTCCCCCAGGTCCAGCTCCTCTAGATCCCTCAGCTCACTGAAGGAGCCAGCCTCAATCCACGTGATGTTGTTGGAGAACAGCCACAAGAcctatagggagggagggagggagggagggagggagggagggagggagggagggagggagggagggagggagggagggagggagggagggagggagggagggaggggaggagggagagtgtgaaTATCAATATGTATTCTAGGGTCAGGTATTATTCTATGGTCATATTGTAGGTAAGACTCTGGACTCAAACTCAAAAAGAAAAACAAGGGTTTGGAGCGAacatagaggcagagagagttagaaagagagagagagaagtcaaaagaatcacacactcaaacacacaccatgTCTCATTTAAACACTCTATAATAGTCTCTTACCTGAGTCCCGAAGCCGAAAGAGCCGACTCTGAGCTCCGTAATTCGGTTGTTCTGTAGGAACACGCGCTGCGAGTCGTAGGGCACGCCAACGGGCACGGAGGTGAAGTTCTGCGCCTGGCAGCTCACGGTCATGGGAGTCGGGTAGCACACGCACAGATGCGGGCACGCCGCCGACGGACCGGGCTTGCCGAGGACCAACCACACCACCAGCCACAGGGAGAGGCcgcctgggagagagagggaagaggggagaagtGAGTCTAGATGTGAGGTCGGGAAGGCGAAGCAAGCGGGAGCTGTCCGATAGCTGTGGTTCTGAAACTGTTTGGTGGTGGCCCGGATGGCAAACTGCTGCTGGAAATGTGGCAGTTGAATCTCAATACAGCTGATCAGTCAAATCTCAGATCACAATCAAAGTGTTGGTTATGTACCAAAATAGTTATGGATGCAGCAATACTTTTTTATCCCCAATATCAGTTTAAATTGTCACGTTTGAATATGGAGGTATGACGAAAAgataactggagctgtccaggaACAACGGTGCTGAAACCGTTGACGCAGACACTCAACTGCCGCACTAAACCACATTGCTACCTTCAGTTGATGCTAAATACTTTATGCAAAGCCTTTGTCTAATCTGAATACCTAAAATGTATCATATTGAAATTGTTTAAAACATTCGCAAAATATCATCATATTGATGGAATGAGATTGTCATTTTAATACTGATTAAATAATTAACGCTCAATTTAGACAATATGAAGCTCAGTTAATTCATAATCAGTAAAGATTACAGCATCATGAGCCCATGTGATGACAGAGATGACGTATGATCACTTTAGAAGGCGTGATTGAGTAACCAAGTCTGTGCGTAAAACTGCCTGTCTCTCTTTGCTTGTGTAAGGCATTACGCACGGCAGTATCTCAAAGTAAACCCAAGTAAATCGTATCTAAAACTATTCCAAACATATGAAAAGTCTAAGTTAAGTTCCATATCTTACACTGGCGATATCTATCTATTGAATAGTTGCAAAGTAGGCCTACATCATAAAGTAAAATCAAAGTACAATCATAGCAAAATTGCAAGTTTAAAATGTCCCGTACTAAATCTATTT encodes the following:
- the LOC106597433 gene encoding reticulon-4 receptor-like 2: MDTPTTARSRQCSFMRTCKSGLSLWLVVWLVLGKPGPSAACPHLCVCYPTPMTVSCQAQNFTSVPVGVPYDSQRVFLQNNRITELRVGSFGFGTQVLWLFSNNITWIEAGSFSELRDLEELDLGDNSHLRRLEGGAFRGLEKLQSLHMHRCKLTALPHDLFHKLYSLQFLYLQENQLHFLQDDLFSDLINLSQLFLHGNRIRTLSENVFRGLVNLDRLLLHDNRVRQVNRRAFRDLGRLTMLFLFNNSLAELPGQALRDTQGIEFLRLNGNPWSCGCEALPLWEWFRGARVSSSELLCSSPSPRRGMDLRFLREMDFALCPLPDPGTLAGSTTRTFSTKTRWWFSKHKPQSQTKAVFEKSSETIKAFPFPQGKNNPPIVTSTNVKYELGEEEAALPKLDAEEYWANYGNEDAGTTLRCFELECPPDFDGLPPNSSSTPTSSHSLSLLLALSLLAASINLHLIFG